A genomic stretch from Anaerolinea thermophila UNI-1 includes:
- a CDS encoding carboxypeptidase M32 codes for MEEKLAKLKTLLGEITDLTATAAILSWDQQTYMPPGGAEDRGSQLALLARLEHERWVSSEMGELLADLEKETAHLPADSFERALVRVTLRDYQKRTRVPAQWVSEFTEVTTLAQEAWVKARQQADFRPFQPHLERIVEMRREYSEFFKPYTHVYDPQLDDFEPGMKTAEVQAIFDEVRPRQVALLKAIQSRPQVDDSFLQQEFPEKAQWDFGVEVITRFGYDWQKGRQDKSAHPFTTSFGVGDVRITTRVDTRRLGTALFGTMHECGHALYDLGLDPAYHRTPLRHGASMAVHESQSRMWENLVGRSLPFWKFFYKRLQEYFPSQLGNVPLEAFYKAINKVEPSFIRVEADEATYNLHIMLRLELEIALLEGSLEVKDLPAAWNEKFQSYLGLTPPNDALGVLQDIHWSSGYFGYFPTYALGNLVSAQLWEKINKDIPDLEGQIEKGEFGALLSWLRENVHRWGRLYEPQDLVEKVTGSRITPQPYLRYLERKYGEIYGL; via the coding sequence TCACCGACCTGACAGCCACCGCCGCCATCCTCAGTTGGGACCAGCAAACGTACATGCCCCCCGGTGGCGCCGAAGACCGCGGCAGTCAACTGGCACTGCTGGCGCGTCTGGAGCATGAGCGCTGGGTATCCAGCGAGATGGGCGAACTGCTTGCCGACCTTGAAAAGGAAACCGCCCACCTGCCCGCCGATTCCTTCGAGCGCGCCCTGGTGCGCGTAACCCTGCGCGATTATCAGAAGCGCACCCGCGTGCCTGCCCAGTGGGTAAGCGAGTTTACCGAAGTGACCACCCTGGCGCAGGAAGCCTGGGTGAAAGCCCGCCAGCAAGCCGATTTCCGCCCGTTCCAGCCCCATCTGGAACGCATTGTGGAAATGCGCCGCGAATACTCCGAGTTCTTCAAGCCCTACACCCACGTGTATGACCCGCAGTTGGACGACTTTGAGCCGGGCATGAAGACCGCCGAGGTGCAAGCCATTTTTGACGAAGTTCGTCCGCGGCAGGTTGCCCTGCTCAAAGCCATTCAGTCCCGCCCGCAGGTGGATGACTCCTTCCTGCAACAGGAATTCCCCGAAAAAGCCCAGTGGGATTTCGGTGTCGAGGTTATCACCCGCTTTGGCTACGACTGGCAAAAAGGGCGGCAGGATAAATCCGCCCACCCCTTTACCACCAGTTTTGGCGTGGGCGATGTGCGCATCACCACCCGCGTGGATACTCGCCGTCTGGGGACGGCACTCTTCGGCACCATGCACGAGTGCGGTCATGCCCTGTATGACCTGGGCTTAGACCCGGCATATCACCGCACACCTCTGCGCCACGGCGCTTCCATGGCGGTTCACGAATCGCAGTCGCGCATGTGGGAAAATCTGGTCGGGCGCTCCCTGCCTTTCTGGAAGTTCTTCTACAAGCGTCTGCAGGAATACTTCCCCAGCCAGTTGGGCAATGTGCCCCTGGAAGCCTTTTACAAAGCCATCAACAAGGTAGAGCCTTCGTTCATCCGCGTGGAAGCCGACGAAGCCACCTACAACCTGCACATCATGCTGAGGCTGGAACTGGAAATTGCCCTGCTGGAAGGCAGTCTGGAAGTCAAAGACCTGCCCGCCGCCTGGAACGAAAAATTCCAGTCCTACTTGGGACTCACCCCGCCCAACGACGCCCTCGGCGTCCTGCAGGACATCCACTGGTCGAGCGGATACTTTGGCTACTTCCCCACCTACGCGCTGGGCAACCTGGTTTCGGCGCAGTTGTGGGAGAAAATTAACAAGGATATCCCCGACTTGGAAGGGCAAATCGAAAAAGGCGAGTTCGGCGCCCTGCTGAGCTGGCTGAGAGAGAACGTGCACCGCTGGGGACGCCTGTACGAACCGCAGGACCTGGTGGAGAAGGTTACCGGCTCGCGCATCACCCCTCAGCCCTACCTGCGCTATCTGGAACGCAAGTACGGCGAGATTTACGGGCTGTAA